One Acidobacteriota bacterium DNA segment encodes these proteins:
- a CDS encoding IPT/TIG domain-containing protein, whose translation MNLSILILLPALLLLAIAGATHATVVSGQVTQAGGSGIANVDLDFIDRDTNESLPLTNDDTDVLGFYAVSVPPGDYDIRFKPAAGVRFVPVELRNERVEGGSITINQQLQSGWFVSGRVLDQGLIPVTSLDIDVIDTIDDGPLYVTPDNTDQSGNFSFVVPTTNIDIEFEPTIGTGLVAKLMRGLWISTDTNIGDVTLVQGVHLSGLVHDSLGSPIEAVQVQTLDPLDGTEIFNIRNNTDPVGNYDLVVAPGNLDLLLIPPRGATVQPRFVAGIVDLNADRFLPTIVLDVGSLATGLVTAAGSPVESIDLDFESTLSGSEAFTPRDNTDADGLYAIAVPAGIYDIEFSPPSPTGLAPTRLSGVDLTTSAVLPTVQLQPAHTVSGVVQNGSAVGLVGLDLDFLAIPGGNEAPVSLDTTGISGMFASVIAAGTYDVRVNPIAGSGLGQTTIANVVVAGSVDLGTITLPAATNASPLSVTPNLGSTVGGTTVTVSGSNFAPGVKVSVGGQSLTEIVLLNSTAVTGVTPPHPVATVDLTVTNPGSTTMALHAGFSFTQVLEDPLLVVSRIGPLLTDIQLTWSNTGRPTYTIFRSTNPGIYSDAEVLDKRTDFSLRDDGAAAPNAPNLLFYEVQ comes from the coding sequence ATGAATCTCTCAATCCTAATACTACTACCGGCATTACTCTTGCTGGCTATTGCCGGGGCGACTCATGCAACCGTCGTGAGCGGCCAGGTCACCCAGGCCGGTGGTAGCGGAATCGCCAACGTCGACCTCGACTTCATAGATCGCGACACCAACGAAAGTCTTCCGCTCACGAATGACGACACCGACGTACTGGGCTTTTATGCCGTCAGCGTGCCTCCCGGTGATTATGACATCCGTTTCAAGCCCGCGGCTGGCGTGCGCTTCGTCCCCGTCGAGTTGCGTAACGAACGAGTCGAGGGGGGCTCCATCACTATCAATCAGCAGCTTCAGAGCGGTTGGTTCGTCAGCGGACGAGTTCTGGATCAGGGTTTGATTCCGGTGACTTCGCTGGACATTGATGTGATCGACACGATCGACGACGGACCGCTCTACGTCACACCGGACAATACCGATCAGTCGGGAAATTTTTCTTTCGTCGTGCCCACAACGAATATTGATATCGAATTTGAGCCGACCATCGGAACGGGGCTTGTTGCGAAGCTGATGCGTGGACTTTGGATCTCGACAGATACGAATATCGGGGATGTCACACTTGTGCAAGGCGTGCACCTCAGCGGGCTGGTCCATGACAGCCTGGGATCACCGATTGAGGCGGTGCAGGTGCAAACTCTCGACCCACTCGATGGCACGGAAATCTTCAATATTCGCAACAATACCGATCCCGTCGGTAACTACGACCTTGTCGTGGCGCCGGGCAACCTCGATCTGTTGTTGATCCCACCGCGGGGCGCCACGGTACAGCCGCGTTTCGTCGCCGGTATCGTGGATCTGAATGCAGACCGCTTCTTACCGACGATCGTTCTTGACGTTGGCTCACTGGCAACCGGCCTCGTCACCGCCGCGGGATCGCCGGTGGAGTCGATTGACCTGGACTTCGAGTCCACTCTTTCCGGGAGCGAAGCGTTCACGCCAAGAGACAATACCGACGCCGATGGTCTATACGCTATCGCTGTTCCGGCGGGGATCTACGATATCGAATTTAGTCCGCCATCTCCCACCGGACTTGCTCCGACAAGACTATCTGGCGTCGACTTAACGACAAGCGCGGTTCTACCGACGGTACAACTCCAGCCCGCGCACACGGTGAGTGGCGTCGTGCAGAATGGTTCTGCGGTCGGGTTGGTTGGTTTAGATCTCGACTTCCTGGCAATTCCCGGTGGCAACGAAGCGCCAGTCTCATTGGACACGACAGGCATTTCGGGAATGTTTGCTTCGGTCATCGCAGCGGGTACCTACGATGTGCGAGTCAATCCCATCGCCGGATCTGGTCTAGGACAGACCACGATCGCGAACGTAGTTGTCGCTGGCTCGGTCGACCTGGGCACAATCACGCTGCCGGCAGCAACGAACGCTTCCCCGCTGTCGGTGACTCCGAACCTGGGCAGTACAGTCGGCGGAACGACGGTCACCGTCAGTGGCAGCAACTTTGCGCCGGGGGTCAAGGTGTCCGTAGGCGGTCAATCATTGACGGAAATCGTTCTATTAAACAGTACAGCCGTGACGGGTGTGACTCCTCCGCACCCCGTTGCGACCGTCGATCTGACCGTCACCAATCCCGGCTCGACGACCATGGCTCTCCATGCCGGGTTTTCATTCACTCAGGTATTGGAAGATCCGCTCCTCGTGGTCTCGCGAATCGGGCCAC